Below is a genomic region from Rickettsiales bacterium.
GAGCATTTTAATCTGTTCTTGAAAGAATGTGAGTGGAGGTTTAATATGGGCACACCAAGTGACTTACTGGCAGACCTGAAAAAGTTGCTCAAAGAATATTATTAGGTGTCAGCCCCTAACTTAAGCACTCGCTTCTACGGCAACTTCTTCCTTCACAGCGAGTAGCTCGAAACTATCTTCTGTAGCGCTAGCCGTAATATCTGAGCCAATTTCTTGCGCTAATTTCATGGTATAATAAAGCTGCACAGTTGCAGGCTGCACATCGTCAATCCCCACACTACCGCTCATCACTTGCTGATGCTCTTGATCCCATTTTACTGCTAAACCACTTGCAGAGACCGCAACAATCTTGCGTGCGCCCTCTTGCTGAATACGAATGGAAACAATCCCACCTCGGATCAGAGTAGATGAGGCTATCATCGACATATTTTGCAAGAGACGCGCCATCTTACGGCTTACTGATACATCCAGCGCATCGGTCAAATTATCCGGCCAATCCAGCGAAACCTTACTGCCCGCAAAGAATCGTGCAATCAGATGCTTCGTCTCTGAGAGCACTGCCTCGCCCGGGTGGTTCACACGACCATAGGCCGAACGATAAAACTGCAATCGATTCACCGCCTGCTCAGCGCTTTGCGAAATAAGCTCTACCGCTTGATCCTGCATACTAAAATCTTCATCTGCAAGAAACTCCGCTCCGTTAGAAAGCGCGCCAATTGGCCCTGTTAGATCGTGGCATAAACGTGTGCATAACATTTCAGCTAAGCGAGAATCGTGATTAGTCATAAATTTTCTTTCTCTATACCCACACCTTACCGTGAGATGGTTACTGAATTCTTAACAGGCGCTGATTTATTTATTTTTTGAGCTTATTATCTTAAAAATATGAACTTTCTTATAGTTATATGAAAAAATAAGAAAAATTATGTATATTTATAAGATATATCCTATTATCATTCTCTATATGGTACAGACACTCCTAAAAGATCGGCTCAAAGAGAGCATCCGCAGAAAAGGGATGAACACGGCAACGCTCGCAAAAAACTCCAGAGTTCGCGCCTCATTTATCTACGATATCTTAAATGGGAAATCGACCAACCCTAATACGGCAAAAATGGCGCGTATCAGCTCAGCACTAGGTGTGAGCCTCTCCGCACTGCTTGGACTGGATAGTGAAATGACCCAAAAAAGTGACAAATCTGAATATGTGATGGTCACGCGCATGTTGACCACTTCGACTGATAAAGGCGGCGCCATGATCATCGAAGAAAAGGAAGGCGAGCCTTACTATTTTCGCAAAAGCTGGGTTCAAGAGCGCTTGAATGCCCAACCTGAAAATCTACGTATGATTTTCGTCGAGGGCGATAGTATGGAGCCCAGCCTGTGCAACGGCGATATGATCTTGATAGATATCACCAAGAAGAATCCGTCCCCCTCTGGTATTTTCGTCTTGTTTGATGGCATGGGCCTGATTGCCAAGCGCTTAGAGTTTCTACCTCACTCTACCCCACCCTCGATACGCATTTTATCAGACAACTCGCAATACCACCCCTATGAGCGGAGCTTGGAAGAAACTGATATTATCGGCCGCGTCGTTTGGTTCGCCCGCGAGATTTAGCGCACTTAAGCCACTTTAATATCTAAATCATGTAATTTCCGGTAAAGGGTGGAACGACCTATGCCAAGCTTACGTGCCACTTCCGAAATACGCCCTCCATAGAACTTAAGCGCGAAATTAATCATATCCGCCTCCAAATCTCGTAAACGCCGCACTTCACCGCTTTGGTTTGTCAGTGGCATACACCGCGAACGCATCATCGCATCTTGCAGCTCAATGGCGCTATATTCGGGTGTAAAAGAGGACGGCATGTAAGGCACTAGATGTTCAATATCGATCATTGAATCTTCGGATGAAATCACCGCGCGGAAAATCATACGCTCTAGCTCCAATAAATTACCCGGCCAATCATAGGATTGCAACAGCTCTACCGCTTGATCCGTAATCTGACGTACGGCTGGATTTTCCTGTAACGCAAAACGCTCCGTAAAGTAATGTGCCAAAGCGGCAATATCCTCCTTAGAGTCGCGCAACGGCGGCAAGGTTACCACTTCATCCGATAGATGCTGCACCAATTGCGGCACTAAAATACCCGAACTCCGCAATTCCGTTAGACTCAAGCAACTCCCCACCATCAAACGGACGCCTTTTTTGCCTCTATTGTCACCTGCAGACCCAATCTCTGCCAATTGCTGTAGCACTTCTATTAAATGATTTTGCACCGCAGCCGATAATCTATGCACTTCTTCTAAAAATAACGTGCCGCCTAAAGCACTCGCAACCGTTCCCACAAGCGAGATAGAAGGAAATTCCCCATCTTTCGCTCCAAACAGCATTGAACACATTTGTCTTTCCGTCCAGAAAGCACAATTAACGGATATAAATGGCCGCTCCTTACGCATCGTTTCAAGATGGATCGCACGCGCCAGTGCTTCCTTACCTACCCCAGGCTCACCCACTAAAAACAGCGCCTTATCAGAATTGGGATTCTGGCACATAAGGTTTTTCAAGTGTATACTATCCGCCGGAAGATAGTTCAAATCACCCCTCCCGACTTGCTCACGATTCAAACGTGACACCTCTAAAGCGAGTCGATACTGCTTAATGGCATTATCAATCCCCACTTGCAGCCGCTGATGGGAAACTGGACGCGACATATAGTCTACCGCGCCAGCTTCCAACGCAGTTGCGGCTTGCTTCATATCTCCATAATTCGTCATTGCAATGACAGGCAGGTGCGGGAAACGCACCCTTAATTGACTCAGTAAATGTGCGACATCGGCCGGGTCCGACGCGACATCCATCAACACGACCTCCGGCACAGAATCGTGCCTTTCATATAAAGACTCCATTACCTGCAATCCATTTGAGACCGGTATTACCTGGTACCCTAGTCGATTTTCTAAAACATCTGCTAACAGCGTGCGTGACTCGATTTCAGTATCTGAAACCACGATTTTTGCATTTAGCAATTCCGCCTCCCCTAAGTTGTTATTAAACTAAATATACATCTTTAGGTTTAGTTGGGCAAGATTTTTCTTATTAAACGAGTATAAAATACCAATTTTCGCATAATATAGATTTGATCGAAATTGTTAAAAATCAGCAATACTCAGTAAATAGTGCAATCCAACCATTGACAGCGGCACCGTTGTGTATATATTGCCCGCCTGAGATTTATTGGAGACGACGTATGTTCGCAGTGTTTAAAACAGGTGGAAAACAGTATCGCGCTAAAGCGGGCGACACCGTAAAAGTAGAAAAGCTAGATGGCGAAGCCGGTAGCAAAATTAGTTTTGACGATATTATCGCCGCTGGCGGTAAAATTGTTGGCCTAGATAAAGCTAAAGTAGAAGCTGAAATTCTGGAGCAAGCCAAAGATAAGAAGGTGATCGTTTTCAAAAAGAAACGTCGCCAGAACTATCGTCGTAAAATTGGCCATCGCCAATTCTTCACAAAATTGCGTATCCTTTCGGTAACGGATGCTGATGGCAAAACAGATAAAGTTGAGCCTGCAAAGCGCCCCGAAGCGAAGACAGCTGCCGCGCCTGCAAAAGCGAAGACAGAAGCGAAAAAGCCCGCAGCGAAAAAAGCAGCTCCTGCTAAAACCGCTGAAAAGAAAACTGCAGCGAAACCTGCAGCAGCTAAACCCGCAGCGAAAAAGCCTGCAGCTAAGAAGCCTGCAGCGAAAAAAGAGGAGAAGTAACTCATGGCTCACAAAAAAGCAGGTGGTAGTTCCAATAACGGTCGCGACTCAGAAGGTCGCCGCCTTGGTGTAAAAAAATACGGTGGGGAGCATGTTATCCCTGGTAACATCATTATCCGTCAACGTGGTACAAAGGTTTATCCTGGTGCTAATGTTGGTATGGGTAAAGATCACACACTCTTCGCATTGACCACAGGTCAAATCAAATTCGCGAAGAAAGCCAAAGGCCGCATGTATGTGTCGGTTGAAAACGCCGAAG
It encodes:
- a CDS encoding IS1595 family transposase, whose product is EHFNLFLKECEWRFNMGTPSDLLADLKKLLKEYY
- a CDS encoding histidine phosphotransferase family protein, encoding MTNHDSRLAEMLCTRLCHDLTGPIGALSNGAEFLADEDFSMQDQAVELISQSAEQAVNRLQFYRSAYGRVNHPGEAVLSETKHLIARFFAGSKVSLDWPDNLTDALDVSVSRKMARLLQNMSMIASSTLIRGGIVSIRIQQEGARKIVAVSASGLAVKWDQEHQQVMSGSVGIDDVQPATVQLYYTMKLAQEIGSDITASATEDSFELLAVKEEVAVEASA
- a CDS encoding S24 family peptidase gives rise to the protein MVQTLLKDRLKESIRRKGMNTATLAKNSRVRASFIYDILNGKSTNPNTAKMARISSALGVSLSALLGLDSEMTQKSDKSEYVMVTRMLTTSTDKGGAMIIEEKEGEPYYFRKSWVQERLNAQPENLRMIFVEGDSMEPSLCNGDMILIDITKKNPSPSGIFVLFDGMGLIAKRLEFLPHSTPPSIRILSDNSQYHPYERSLEETDIIGRVVWFAREI
- a CDS encoding sigma 54-interacting transcriptional regulator, giving the protein MVSDTEIESRTLLADVLENRLGYQVIPVSNGLQVMESLYERHDSVPEVVLMDVASDPADVAHLLSQLRVRFPHLPVIAMTNYGDMKQAATALEAGAVDYMSRPVSHQRLQVGIDNAIKQYRLALEVSRLNREQVGRGDLNYLPADSIHLKNLMCQNPNSDKALFLVGEPGVGKEALARAIHLETMRKERPFISVNCAFWTERQMCSMLFGAKDGEFPSISLVGTVASALGGTLFLEEVHRLSAAVQNHLIEVLQQLAEIGSAGDNRGKKGVRLMVGSCLSLTELRSSGILVPQLVQHLSDEVVTLPPLRDSKEDIAALAHYFTERFALQENPAVRQITDQAVELLQSYDWPGNLLELERMIFRAVISSEDSMIDIEHLVPYMPSSFTPEYSAIELQDAMMRSRCMPLTNQSGEVRRLRDLEADMINFALKFYGGRISEVARKLGIGRSTLYRKLHDLDIKVA
- the rpmA gene encoding 50S ribosomal protein L27, giving the protein MAHKKAGGSSNNGRDSEGRRLGVKKYGGEHVIPGNIIIRQRGTKVYPGANVGMGKDHTLFALTTGQIKFAKKAKGRMYVSVENAEAA